The Manihot esculenta cultivar AM560-2 chromosome 1, M.esculenta_v8, whole genome shotgun sequence genome has a window encoding:
- the LOC110609258 gene encoding paired amphipathic helix protein Sin3-like 4 isoform X4 translates to MKRSRDDVYISSQLKKPMVSSRGETSVQPQMMAGGATSGGGGGGGGGSSGGGGQKLTTNDALAYLKAVKDIFQDKREKYDDFLEVMKDFKAQRIDTAGVIARVKELFKGHRDLILGFNTFLPKGYEITLPLEDEQPPQKKPVEFEEAINFVNKIKTRFQGDDHVYKSFLDILNMYRKENKSITEVYQEVATLFQDHSDLLVEFTHFLPDSSAAASAHYAPSVRNSILRDRSSAMPTMRQMHVDKKERTAASHADCDFSVDRPDPEHDRSLIRSDKDQRRRGEKEKERREDRDRREREDRDYEHDGNCEFMQRFPPKRKPARRVEDAAEYQGALSQELAFCEKVKEKLRNPDDYQGFLRCLHLYTREIITRPELQSLVGDLLGKYPDLMEGFNEFLARCEKNEGLLAGVVSKKSLWNDGNLPRPVKLEDKDKDRDREREDGVKERERETRERDRLDKNVAFSNNKDLGGHKMSLFSNKDKFLKPINELDLSNCERCTPSYRLLPKNYPIALASQRTELGAEVLNDHWVSVTSGSEDYSFKHMRKNQYEESLFRCEDDRFELDMLLESVNVTTKRVEELLEKINNNSIKTDSPIRIEDHLTALNRRCIERLYGDHGLDVMDVLRKNASLALPVILTRLKQKQEEWARCRADFNKVWAEIYSKNYYKSLDHRSFYFKQQDTKSLSTKALLSEIKEISEKKRKEDDVLLAFAAGNRRPIIPNLEFEYPDPEIHEDLYQLIKYSCGEVCTTEQLDKVMKIWTTFLEPVLGVPSRPQGAEDTEDVVKAKNHSSKSGDSEGSPNGGGATVLNKHSNLSRNGDESIPPEQSSSCKAWLLNGDNGIKENGSPDADRIAHKSDTSCSTVQHDKMQINIASADETSVVGNGKQATSNERLVNSNKSLVTGANLSNGQTNIESGLSIPTSRPSNGTVNSGLGLGSSNEIVPSAEGRDFSRPTVSTNGVTTEGAKNPKYNDESAQQFKIEREEGELSPIGDFEEDNFAAYGEGGLEALLKAKESAASRQYQTKHGGENDADADDEGDESAHRSSEDTENASENGDVSGSESGDGEDCSREEHEEDGEHDEHDNKAESEGEAEGMADAHDVEGEGTILPFSERFLLNVKPLAKHVPPTLHDKEKGSRVFYGNDSFYVLLRLHQTLYERIQSAKINSSSAERKWRASNDTSSIDQYARFMSALYNLLDGSSDNTKFEDDCRAIIGTQSYVLFTLDKLIYKLVKQLQTVATDEMDNKLLQLYAYEKSRKPGRFFDVVYHENARVLLHDENIYRIECSSTPTHLSIQLMDFEHDKPEVTAVSMDPNFAAYLHNDFLSVVPDKKEKPGIFLKRNKRRCVSHDECKATEGFQVFNGLECKIACNSSKVSYVLDTEDFLFRTKKRRKILQPSSSCQEQANISRRVQHFHKWLSSS, encoded by the exons ATGAAGAGGTCAAGAGATGATGTTTACATCAGCTCTCAACTTAAAAAACCCATGGTTTCTTCTCGAGGAGAAAC CTCGGTGCAACCCCAGATGATGGCAGGAGGTGCTActagtggtggtggaggaggaggaggaggtggcaGCAGCGGCGGCGGTGGACAAAAACTTACCACAAATGATGCCTTGGCATATCTCAAGGCTGTGAAGGACATATTTCAAGACAAAAGGGAAAAATATGATGACTTTCTTGAGGTCATGAAGGATTTCAAAGCTCAAAG AATTGACACTGCAGGTGTCATAGCAAGGGTGAAGGAGTTATTTAAAGGGCATCGTGACCTAATTTTAGGTTTCAATACCTTCTTGCCTAAGGGATATGAGATCACACTACCTCTAGAGGATGAACAACCTCCACAGAAGAAGCCTGTTGAATTTGAAGAAGCAATTAATTTTGTGAACAAAATTAAG ACAAGGTTTCAAGGTGATGATCATGTTTACAAATCATTTTTAGACATTTTGAACATGTacaggaaagaaaataaatccATCACTGAAGTCTACCAAGAG GTTGCTACACTTTTTCAAGACCATAGTGATCTGCTTGTGGAGTTTACCCATTTTCTACCTGACTCTTCGGCTGCAGCCTCTGCTCACTATGCTCCATCTGTTAGGAATTCCATTCTTCGTGATAGGAGCTCTGCTATGCCCACAATGCGCCAAATGCATGTGGATAAG AAAGAAAGGACCGCTGCTTCCCATGCTGATTGTGACTTCAGTGTTGACCGTCCTGATCCAGAGCATGATAGATCTCTGATCAGATCAGacaaagaccaaaggaggcgtGGTGAAAAGGAAAAGGAGAGGAGAGAAGATCGAGATAGGAGAGAACGGGAAGATAGAGATTATGAGCATGATGGTAACTGTGAATTCATGCAACGGTTTCCCCCCAAAAGGAAACCTGCTCGTAGGGTTGAAGACGCTGCTGAATATCAAG GTGCTTTAAGCCAAGAGCTCGCATTCTGTGAGAAAGTGAAGGAAAAGTTGCGTAATCCAGATGATTACCAGGGATTTTTGAGGTGTCTTCACCTATACACCAGAGAAATAATTACAAGACCAGAACTGCAATCTTTG GTTGGTGATTTACTTGGAAAGTATCCAGATCTTATGGAGGGCTTCAATGAATTTTTGGCACGTTGTGAGAAGAATG AGGGTCTGCTAGCTGGTGTTGTGAGTAAAA AATCCTTGTGGAATGATGGTAACTTACCCAGACCTGTCAAGCTAGAGGACAAGGATAAAGATCGGGATCGCGAGAGGGAAGATGGGGTGAAAGAAAGAGAACGTGAAACACGGGAAAGGGATAGACTTGACAAAAATGTAGCATTTAGCAATAATAAAGATTTGGGGGGTCATAAGATGTCTTTATTTTCCAACAAGGATAAGTTTTTGAAACCAATTAATGAACTCGACCTATCTAACTGTGAGCGCTGCACTCCCAGTTATCGACTTCTGCCCAAGAAT TATCCCATAGCTTTAGCGAGCCAGAGGACAGAACTCGGTGCTGAAGTACTGAATGATCATTGGGTATCTGTCACTTCAGGAAGTGAAGATTACTCTTTTAAACACATGCGCAAAAACCAGTATGAAGAAAGCCTGTTTCGATGTGAAGATGACAG GTTTGAGCTGGACATGTTGTTGGAGTCTGTTAATGTGACAACCAAGCGTGTAGAAGAACTATTAGAAAAGATCAACAACAACTCAATAAAAACAGATTCTCCAATACGTATTGAGGACCACTTAACAG CTCTGAATCGGAGGTGTATTGAACGTTTATATGGTGATCATGGGCTGGATGTGATGGATGTATTAAGGAAGAATGCTTCTCTTGCTTTGCCAGTCATATTAACTCGTTTGAAGCAGAAACAAGAAGAGTGGGCAAGGTGTCGTGCTGATTTCAACAAAGTTTGGGCTGAAATTTATTCCAAGAACTATTATAAGTCCCTTGATCATCGTAGTTTCTATTTCAAGCAACAGGATACAAAGAGCTTGAGCACAAAAG CCTTATTGTCAGAGATCAAGGAAATTAGTGAGAAAAAGCGTAAAGAAGATGATGTGCTTCTTGCATTTGCTGCTGGCAACAGAAGACCTATTATACCTAATTTGGAATTTGAGTATCCAGATCCTGAGATTCATGAGGATTTATACCAGCTCATCAAATACTCTTGTGGAGAAGTTTGTACAACTGAACAGTTGGACAAAGTGATGAAGATTTGGACAACTTTCTTGGAACCCGTGCTTGGTGTTCCTTCCCGGCCTCAGGGTGCAGAAGACACTGAAGATGTTGTGAAGGCAAAGAATCATTCTTCCAAAAGTGGAGATAGTGAAGGAAGCCCAAATGGTGGTGGTGCTACAGTCCTCAACAAGcattcaaatctttcaaggaaTGGAGATGAGAGTATCCCACCTGAGCAATCGAGTTCTTGCAAGGCTTGGTTGCTTAATGGAGATAATGGCATTAAGGAAAATGGTTCTCCAGATGCAGATCGTATAGCTCACAAGAGTGATACTTCCTGCAGTACTGTTCAACACGATAAGATGCAGATTAATATAGCCTCAGCTGATGAAACATCAGTGGTTGGAAATGGCAAACAAGCTACTTCGAATGAACGATTAGTCAATTCAAACAAATCACTTGTCACAGGAGCAAATCTAAGTAATGGACAAACTAACATAGAATCAG GACTTAGTATTCCTACTTCAAGACCAAGTAATGGTACAGTTAATAGCGGGCTTGGATTAGGTTCAAGCAATGAAATTGTACCCTCAGCAGAG GGTCGTGATTTTTCAAGACCAACTGTATCCACAAATGGGGTGACAACAGAAGGTGCCAAGAATCCTAAATATAATGATGAATCTGCTcaacaatttaaaattgaaagagaAGAAGGTGAATTATCTCCAATTGGAGACTTTGAGGAGGACAATTTTGCAGCTTATGGAGAAGGTGGTTTGGAGGCTCTGCTTAAGGCAAAGGAAAGTGCTGCAAGTAGGCAGTACCAAACGAAACATGGGGGAGAAAACGATGCTGATGCTGATGATGAAGGCGATGAAAGTGCTCACAGGTCATCAGAGGACACTGAGAATGCCTCTGAAAATGGTGATGTATCTGGAAGTGAATCTGGTGATGGTGAAGATTGCTCTCGGGAAGAGCATGAGGAAGATGGAGAACATGATGAGCATGATAATAAAGCTGAAAGTGAAGGTGAGGCTGAAGGGATGGCTGATGCCCATGATGTTGAAGGAGAAGGAACGATTTTGCCATTTTCAGAACGTTTTCTTCTAAATGTGAAGCCTCTAGCAAAGCATGTCCCTCCAACATTACATGACAAAGAAAAGGGTTCTCGAGTTTTCTATGGAAATGATTCCTTCTATGTGCTTCTTAGGCTTCACCAA ACATTGTACGAGAGAATACAATCAGCAAAAATCAATTCATCATCTGCTGAAAGGAAATGGAGAGCCTCAAATGATACAAGTTCAATTGACCAATATGCCAG gtttatgagtgcTCTTTACAATTTACTTGATGGTTCTTCTGATAATACGAAATTTGAGGATGATTGCCGAGCTATTATTGGAACTCAATCATATGTTCTTTTCACATTGGACAAGTTGATATATAAGCTTGTCAAACAG CTCCAAACAGTGGCAACTGATGAAATGGACAACAAGCTGCTCCAACTATATGCATATGAAAAGTCAAGAAAACCTGGAAGATTTTTTGATGTAGTTTATCATGAAAATGCCCGTGTTCTTCTCCATGATGAGAACATATATCGTATAGAATGT TCTTCTACACCAACCCATTTGTCTATTCAGCTAATGGACTTTGAACATGATAAGCCTGAAGTGACTGCGGTCTCCATGGATCCCAATTTTGCAGCATATTTGCACAATGACTTCCTCTCCGTTGTTCCTGACAAAAAGGAGAAGCCTGGGATTTTCCTGAAAAG GAATAAAAGAAGATGTGTCAGTCATGATGAATGCAAGGCAACAGAAGGATTTCAAGTTTTTAATGGTCTAGAGTGCAAGATTGCATGCAATTCCTCCAAA GTATCCTACGTTTTAGATACAGAAGATTTTTTGTTCCGCACCAAAAAGAGAAGGAAAATTTTGCAACCAAGCAGTTCATGCCAAGAGCAGGCAAATATTTCGAGAAGAGTACAGCACTTTCACAAATGGCTATCCAGTTCATAG
- the LOC110609258 gene encoding paired amphipathic helix protein Sin3-like 4 isoform X3, translated as MKRSRDDVYISSQLKKPMVSSRGETSVQPQMMAGGATSGGGGGGGGGSSGGGGQKLTTNDALAYLKAVKDIFQDKREKYDDFLEVMKDFKAQRIDTAGVIARVKELFKGHRDLILGFNTFLPKGYEITLPLEDEQPPQKKPVEFEEAINFVNKIKTRFQGDDHVYKSFLDILNMYRKENKSITEVYQEVATLFQDHSDLLVEFTHFLPDSSAAASAHYAPSVRNSILRDRSSAMPTMRQMHVDKKERTAASHADCDFSVDRPDPEHDRSLIRSDKDQRRRGEKEKERREDRDRREREDRDYEHDGNCEFMQRFPPKRKPARRVEDAAEYQGGDADENFGMLPVSSTCDDKNAVKSALSQELAFCEKVKEKLRNPDDYQGFLRCLHLYTREIITRPELQSLVGDLLGKYPDLMEGFNEFLARCEKNESLWNDGNLPRPVKLEDKDKDRDREREDGVKERERETRERDRLDKNVAFSNNKDLGGHKMSLFSNKDKFLKPINELDLSNCERCTPSYRLLPKNYPIALASQRTELGAEVLNDHWVSVTSGSEDYSFKHMRKNQYEESLFRCEDDRFELDMLLESVNVTTKRVEELLEKINNNSIKTDSPIRIEDHLTALNRRCIERLYGDHGLDVMDVLRKNASLALPVILTRLKQKQEEWARCRADFNKVWAEIYSKNYYKSLDHRSFYFKQQDTKSLSTKALLSEIKEISEKKRKEDDVLLAFAAGNRRPIIPNLEFEYPDPEIHEDLYQLIKYSCGEVCTTEQLDKVMKIWTTFLEPVLGVPSRPQGAEDTEDVVKAKNHSSKSGDSEGSPNGGGATVLNKHSNLSRNGDESIPPEQSSSCKAWLLNGDNGIKENGSPDADRIAHKSDTSCSTVQHDKMQINIASADETSVVGNGKQATSNERLVNSNKSLVTGANLSNGQTNIESGLSIPTSRPSNGTVNSGLGLGSSNEIVPSAEGRDFSRPTVSTNGVTTEGAKNPKYNDESAQQFKIEREEGELSPIGDFEEDNFAAYGEGGLEALLKAKESAASRQYQTKHGGENDADADDEGDESAHRSSEDTENASENGDVSGSESGDGEDCSREEHEEDGEHDEHDNKAESEGEAEGMADAHDVEGEGTILPFSERFLLNVKPLAKHVPPTLHDKEKGSRVFYGNDSFYVLLRLHQTLYERIQSAKINSSSAERKWRASNDTSSIDQYARFMSALYNLLDGSSDNTKFEDDCRAIIGTQSYVLFTLDKLIYKLVKQLQTVATDEMDNKLLQLYAYEKSRKPGRFFDVVYHENARVLLHDENIYRIECSSTPTHLSIQLMDFEHDKPEVTAVSMDPNFAAYLHNDFLSVVPDKKEKPGIFLKRNKRRCVSHDECKATEGFQVFNGLECKIACNSSKVSYVLDTEDFLFRTKKRRKILQPSSSCQEQANISRRVQHFHKWLSSS; from the exons ATGAAGAGGTCAAGAGATGATGTTTACATCAGCTCTCAACTTAAAAAACCCATGGTTTCTTCTCGAGGAGAAAC CTCGGTGCAACCCCAGATGATGGCAGGAGGTGCTActagtggtggtggaggaggaggaggaggtggcaGCAGCGGCGGCGGTGGACAAAAACTTACCACAAATGATGCCTTGGCATATCTCAAGGCTGTGAAGGACATATTTCAAGACAAAAGGGAAAAATATGATGACTTTCTTGAGGTCATGAAGGATTTCAAAGCTCAAAG AATTGACACTGCAGGTGTCATAGCAAGGGTGAAGGAGTTATTTAAAGGGCATCGTGACCTAATTTTAGGTTTCAATACCTTCTTGCCTAAGGGATATGAGATCACACTACCTCTAGAGGATGAACAACCTCCACAGAAGAAGCCTGTTGAATTTGAAGAAGCAATTAATTTTGTGAACAAAATTAAG ACAAGGTTTCAAGGTGATGATCATGTTTACAAATCATTTTTAGACATTTTGAACATGTacaggaaagaaaataaatccATCACTGAAGTCTACCAAGAG GTTGCTACACTTTTTCAAGACCATAGTGATCTGCTTGTGGAGTTTACCCATTTTCTACCTGACTCTTCGGCTGCAGCCTCTGCTCACTATGCTCCATCTGTTAGGAATTCCATTCTTCGTGATAGGAGCTCTGCTATGCCCACAATGCGCCAAATGCATGTGGATAAG AAAGAAAGGACCGCTGCTTCCCATGCTGATTGTGACTTCAGTGTTGACCGTCCTGATCCAGAGCATGATAGATCTCTGATCAGATCAGacaaagaccaaaggaggcgtGGTGAAAAGGAAAAGGAGAGGAGAGAAGATCGAGATAGGAGAGAACGGGAAGATAGAGATTATGAGCATGATGGTAACTGTGAATTCATGCAACGGTTTCCCCCCAAAAGGAAACCTGCTCGTAGGGTTGAAGACGCTGCTGAATATCAAGGTGGGGATGCCGATGAAAACTTTGGAATGCTTCCTGTTTCATCCACTTGTGATGATAAAAATGCTGTGAAAA GTGCTTTAAGCCAAGAGCTCGCATTCTGTGAGAAAGTGAAGGAAAAGTTGCGTAATCCAGATGATTACCAGGGATTTTTGAGGTGTCTTCACCTATACACCAGAGAAATAATTACAAGACCAGAACTGCAATCTTTG GTTGGTGATTTACTTGGAAAGTATCCAGATCTTATGGAGGGCTTCAATGAATTTTTGGCACGTTGTGAGAAGAATG AATCCTTGTGGAATGATGGTAACTTACCCAGACCTGTCAAGCTAGAGGACAAGGATAAAGATCGGGATCGCGAGAGGGAAGATGGGGTGAAAGAAAGAGAACGTGAAACACGGGAAAGGGATAGACTTGACAAAAATGTAGCATTTAGCAATAATAAAGATTTGGGGGGTCATAAGATGTCTTTATTTTCCAACAAGGATAAGTTTTTGAAACCAATTAATGAACTCGACCTATCTAACTGTGAGCGCTGCACTCCCAGTTATCGACTTCTGCCCAAGAAT TATCCCATAGCTTTAGCGAGCCAGAGGACAGAACTCGGTGCTGAAGTACTGAATGATCATTGGGTATCTGTCACTTCAGGAAGTGAAGATTACTCTTTTAAACACATGCGCAAAAACCAGTATGAAGAAAGCCTGTTTCGATGTGAAGATGACAG GTTTGAGCTGGACATGTTGTTGGAGTCTGTTAATGTGACAACCAAGCGTGTAGAAGAACTATTAGAAAAGATCAACAACAACTCAATAAAAACAGATTCTCCAATACGTATTGAGGACCACTTAACAG CTCTGAATCGGAGGTGTATTGAACGTTTATATGGTGATCATGGGCTGGATGTGATGGATGTATTAAGGAAGAATGCTTCTCTTGCTTTGCCAGTCATATTAACTCGTTTGAAGCAGAAACAAGAAGAGTGGGCAAGGTGTCGTGCTGATTTCAACAAAGTTTGGGCTGAAATTTATTCCAAGAACTATTATAAGTCCCTTGATCATCGTAGTTTCTATTTCAAGCAACAGGATACAAAGAGCTTGAGCACAAAAG CCTTATTGTCAGAGATCAAGGAAATTAGTGAGAAAAAGCGTAAAGAAGATGATGTGCTTCTTGCATTTGCTGCTGGCAACAGAAGACCTATTATACCTAATTTGGAATTTGAGTATCCAGATCCTGAGATTCATGAGGATTTATACCAGCTCATCAAATACTCTTGTGGAGAAGTTTGTACAACTGAACAGTTGGACAAAGTGATGAAGATTTGGACAACTTTCTTGGAACCCGTGCTTGGTGTTCCTTCCCGGCCTCAGGGTGCAGAAGACACTGAAGATGTTGTGAAGGCAAAGAATCATTCTTCCAAAAGTGGAGATAGTGAAGGAAGCCCAAATGGTGGTGGTGCTACAGTCCTCAACAAGcattcaaatctttcaaggaaTGGAGATGAGAGTATCCCACCTGAGCAATCGAGTTCTTGCAAGGCTTGGTTGCTTAATGGAGATAATGGCATTAAGGAAAATGGTTCTCCAGATGCAGATCGTATAGCTCACAAGAGTGATACTTCCTGCAGTACTGTTCAACACGATAAGATGCAGATTAATATAGCCTCAGCTGATGAAACATCAGTGGTTGGAAATGGCAAACAAGCTACTTCGAATGAACGATTAGTCAATTCAAACAAATCACTTGTCACAGGAGCAAATCTAAGTAATGGACAAACTAACATAGAATCAG GACTTAGTATTCCTACTTCAAGACCAAGTAATGGTACAGTTAATAGCGGGCTTGGATTAGGTTCAAGCAATGAAATTGTACCCTCAGCAGAG GGTCGTGATTTTTCAAGACCAACTGTATCCACAAATGGGGTGACAACAGAAGGTGCCAAGAATCCTAAATATAATGATGAATCTGCTcaacaatttaaaattgaaagagaAGAAGGTGAATTATCTCCAATTGGAGACTTTGAGGAGGACAATTTTGCAGCTTATGGAGAAGGTGGTTTGGAGGCTCTGCTTAAGGCAAAGGAAAGTGCTGCAAGTAGGCAGTACCAAACGAAACATGGGGGAGAAAACGATGCTGATGCTGATGATGAAGGCGATGAAAGTGCTCACAGGTCATCAGAGGACACTGAGAATGCCTCTGAAAATGGTGATGTATCTGGAAGTGAATCTGGTGATGGTGAAGATTGCTCTCGGGAAGAGCATGAGGAAGATGGAGAACATGATGAGCATGATAATAAAGCTGAAAGTGAAGGTGAGGCTGAAGGGATGGCTGATGCCCATGATGTTGAAGGAGAAGGAACGATTTTGCCATTTTCAGAACGTTTTCTTCTAAATGTGAAGCCTCTAGCAAAGCATGTCCCTCCAACATTACATGACAAAGAAAAGGGTTCTCGAGTTTTCTATGGAAATGATTCCTTCTATGTGCTTCTTAGGCTTCACCAA ACATTGTACGAGAGAATACAATCAGCAAAAATCAATTCATCATCTGCTGAAAGGAAATGGAGAGCCTCAAATGATACAAGTTCAATTGACCAATATGCCAG gtttatgagtgcTCTTTACAATTTACTTGATGGTTCTTCTGATAATACGAAATTTGAGGATGATTGCCGAGCTATTATTGGAACTCAATCATATGTTCTTTTCACATTGGACAAGTTGATATATAAGCTTGTCAAACAG CTCCAAACAGTGGCAACTGATGAAATGGACAACAAGCTGCTCCAACTATATGCATATGAAAAGTCAAGAAAACCTGGAAGATTTTTTGATGTAGTTTATCATGAAAATGCCCGTGTTCTTCTCCATGATGAGAACATATATCGTATAGAATGT TCTTCTACACCAACCCATTTGTCTATTCAGCTAATGGACTTTGAACATGATAAGCCTGAAGTGACTGCGGTCTCCATGGATCCCAATTTTGCAGCATATTTGCACAATGACTTCCTCTCCGTTGTTCCTGACAAAAAGGAGAAGCCTGGGATTTTCCTGAAAAG GAATAAAAGAAGATGTGTCAGTCATGATGAATGCAAGGCAACAGAAGGATTTCAAGTTTTTAATGGTCTAGAGTGCAAGATTGCATGCAATTCCTCCAAA GTATCCTACGTTTTAGATACAGAAGATTTTTTGTTCCGCACCAAAAAGAGAAGGAAAATTTTGCAACCAAGCAGTTCATGCCAAGAGCAGGCAAATATTTCGAGAAGAGTACAGCACTTTCACAAATGGCTATCCAGTTCATAG